One window of Papaver somniferum cultivar HN1 chromosome 9, ASM357369v1, whole genome shotgun sequence genomic DNA carries:
- the LOC113312188 gene encoding uncharacterized protein LOC113312188, producing the protein MGTDNHGASRKEDGTHSSFRKPGEDGVMEGSYAAILKRRTHVLSKIDAETLSHPPIFCTTNNDVLIKIPRDTHTRIKAVWRFSLGYFVIKLDNEDDRKRVSYDGPWKVKFPNGIQQLKIHPWTPMFDPGKDNITRAAIWVRFTALPMEFWDEETIFRLARGLGRPVSVDPRTLRHEYGYFAAALVDIDFSQPLRRILIDGEENDEIFVQEYEILNRPSFCDYCKSIGHKKI; encoded by the exons ATGGGGACGGATAATCATGGTGCGTCAAGGAAGGAAGATGGAACTCATAGCTCGTTTAGGAAACCGGGTGAAGATGGCGTTATGGAAGGTTCCTATGCAGCTATATTAAAGAGACGAACCCATGTTTTATCAAAGATTGATGCCGAGACACTTTCTCATCCTCCAATTTTTTGTACGacaaataatgatgttttgatcaagatcCCACGAGACACCCATACAAGGATTAAGGCTGTGTGGAGATTTAGTTTG GGatactttgttattaagctagacaatgaagatgatcgtaAGCGTGTCAGCTatgatggtccgtggaaggtaaAATTTCCAAACGGAATTCAAcagcttaaaattcatccatggacacctatgtttgatcctgggaaAGATAATATTACTAGAGCTGCTATTTGGGTTCGTTTCACAgctttgccaatggagttttgggatgaagagacgatttttaggCTGGCAAGAGGGCTTGGTAGACCGGTTTCGGTTGATCCGCGTACTTTGCGCCATGAATACGGTTACTTTGCGGCAGCTTTGGTTGATATAGATTTCTCTCAACCTTTGAGACgaattttgattgatggtgaagagaatgatgaaatttttgttcAAGAATATGAAATTTTAAACAGGCCAAGCTTTTGCGATTATTGTAAATCTATAGGCCATAaaaaaatctga